Proteins from a genomic interval of Anolis sagrei isolate rAnoSag1 chromosome 1, rAnoSag1.mat, whole genome shotgun sequence:
- the CXCR4 gene encoding C-X-C chemokine receptor type 4 isoform X1, whose product MQAKRQERMLLESGHTARKTYNNSIAGLQSIELPPGIFIFMSENSTDEPGSGDDGDYQEVCLQQENADFNRIFLPTIFSIIFLTGIIGNGLVIVVMGYQKKLRSMTDKYRLHLSVADLLFVITLPFWSVDAVISWYFGNFLCKAVHFIYTVNLYSSVLILAFISLDRYLAIVHATNSQRPRKLLAERIVYVGVWLPALLLTVPDIIFASTSEVGGKYVCQRFYPHETWLISFRFQHILVGLVLPGLIILTCYCIIISKLSHSKGHQKRKALKTTVILIVAFFACWLPYHIGISIDTFVLLGFIENGCTFEAILHKWISITEALAFFHCCLNPILYAFLGAKFKTSAQNALTSVSRGSSLKILSKGKRGGHSSVSTESESSSFHSS is encoded by the coding sequence CTGCCTCCTGGGATCTTTATTTTCATGTCCGAAAACAGCACCGATGAACCAGGCTCTGGTGATGATGGGGACTACCAAGAGGTGTGTTTGCAGCAAGAAAATGCCGATTTCAACCGTATCTTCTTGCCCACCATCTTCTCCATCATCTTCCTGACGGGAATCATTGGCAATGGCTTGGTTATTGTGGTCATGGGCTATCAAAAGAAGCTGAGGAGCATGACCGACAAATATAGGCTTCACCTCTCAGTGGCCGACCTCCTCTTTGTCATCACATTGCCCTTCTGGTCTGTGGATGCTGTCATCAGCTGGTACTTTGGGAATTTCCTGTGTAAAGCGGTCCACTTCATTTACACAGTCAACCTGTACAGCAGTGTCCTCATTTTGGCCTTCATAAGCTTAGACCGGTACCTGGCCATTGTCCATGCTACCAACAGCCAGAGACCCAGGAAGTTGTTGGCTGAAAGGATTGTCTACGTTGGGGTTTGGCTTCCTGCCCTGCTCTTAACCGTGCCTGATATCATCTTCGCCAGTACTAGCGAGGTTGGCGGGAAATACGTCTGCCAGCGGTTTTACCCTCATGAAACATGGTTGATTTCATTCAGATTTCAACATATCCTAGTTGGCCTTGTTTTGCCTGGCCTCATAATCCTGACTTGCTACTGCATTATCATTTCCAAGCTGTCCcactccaaaggccatcagaagcGCAAAGCCTTGAAGACCACTGTTATCCTGATTGTTGCCTTCTTTGCCTGCTGGCTGCCCTACCACATTGGCATCAGCATAGACACCTTTGTCCTTCTTGGATTCATCGAGAATGGCTGCACCTTTGAGGCGATCCTGCACAAATGGATCTCCATTACTGAAGCCCTGGCATTTTTCCACTGTTGCCTGAACCCCATACTTTATGCTTTTCTGGGTGCCAAATTCAAGACATCTGCCCAAAATGCTTTGACCTCTGTCAGCAGAGGCTCAAGTCTCAAGATCCTTTCCAAAGGCAAACGAGGAGGACATTCATCTGTTTCGACAGAGTCGGAGTCTTCCAGTTTCCATTCCAGCTAA
- the CXCR4 gene encoding C-X-C chemokine receptor type 4 isoform X2, with the protein MDLPPGIFIFMSENSTDEPGSGDDGDYQEVCLQQENADFNRIFLPTIFSIIFLTGIIGNGLVIVVMGYQKKLRSMTDKYRLHLSVADLLFVITLPFWSVDAVISWYFGNFLCKAVHFIYTVNLYSSVLILAFISLDRYLAIVHATNSQRPRKLLAERIVYVGVWLPALLLTVPDIIFASTSEVGGKYVCQRFYPHETWLISFRFQHILVGLVLPGLIILTCYCIIISKLSHSKGHQKRKALKTTVILIVAFFACWLPYHIGISIDTFVLLGFIENGCTFEAILHKWISITEALAFFHCCLNPILYAFLGAKFKTSAQNALTSVSRGSSLKILSKGKRGGHSSVSTESESSSFHSS; encoded by the coding sequence CTGCCTCCTGGGATCTTTATTTTCATGTCCGAAAACAGCACCGATGAACCAGGCTCTGGTGATGATGGGGACTACCAAGAGGTGTGTTTGCAGCAAGAAAATGCCGATTTCAACCGTATCTTCTTGCCCACCATCTTCTCCATCATCTTCCTGACGGGAATCATTGGCAATGGCTTGGTTATTGTGGTCATGGGCTATCAAAAGAAGCTGAGGAGCATGACCGACAAATATAGGCTTCACCTCTCAGTGGCCGACCTCCTCTTTGTCATCACATTGCCCTTCTGGTCTGTGGATGCTGTCATCAGCTGGTACTTTGGGAATTTCCTGTGTAAAGCGGTCCACTTCATTTACACAGTCAACCTGTACAGCAGTGTCCTCATTTTGGCCTTCATAAGCTTAGACCGGTACCTGGCCATTGTCCATGCTACCAACAGCCAGAGACCCAGGAAGTTGTTGGCTGAAAGGATTGTCTACGTTGGGGTTTGGCTTCCTGCCCTGCTCTTAACCGTGCCTGATATCATCTTCGCCAGTACTAGCGAGGTTGGCGGGAAATACGTCTGCCAGCGGTTTTACCCTCATGAAACATGGTTGATTTCATTCAGATTTCAACATATCCTAGTTGGCCTTGTTTTGCCTGGCCTCATAATCCTGACTTGCTACTGCATTATCATTTCCAAGCTGTCCcactccaaaggccatcagaagcGCAAAGCCTTGAAGACCACTGTTATCCTGATTGTTGCCTTCTTTGCCTGCTGGCTGCCCTACCACATTGGCATCAGCATAGACACCTTTGTCCTTCTTGGATTCATCGAGAATGGCTGCACCTTTGAGGCGATCCTGCACAAATGGATCTCCATTACTGAAGCCCTGGCATTTTTCCACTGTTGCCTGAACCCCATACTTTATGCTTTTCTGGGTGCCAAATTCAAGACATCTGCCCAAAATGCTTTGACCTCTGTCAGCAGAGGCTCAAGTCTCAAGATCCTTTCCAAAGGCAAACGAGGAGGACATTCATCTGTTTCGACAGAGTCGGAGTCTTCCAGTTTCCATTCCAGCTAA